One window of the Clostridium sp. MB40-C1 genome contains the following:
- a CDS encoding ABC transporter ATP-binding protein, with amino-acid sequence MEVIKVHNLYKSYGDVQVVKDVSLTVKKGEVFGLLGANGAGKSTTIECILGTKNFNSGQVSILGMNPQKERKQLFQKIGVQFQESNYQDKITVKELCEITEVLYKNPLDCNKLLEQFGLQDKVKNLVSELSGGEKQRLFIILALIPSPEVVFLDELTTGLDVKARRDVWKCLLNLKKQGLTIFLTSHFMDEVEILCDKICILKNGVIDFYGTVEEAVALSPYEKFEDAYLWFVDEEELDDESI; translated from the coding sequence ATGGAAGTAATAAAAGTTCATAATCTTTATAAATCCTATGGGGATGTTCAAGTGGTGAAGGATGTTAGTTTAACGGTAAAGAAAGGGGAGGTATTTGGATTGCTTGGGGCCAATGGGGCAGGAAAGAGTACTACTATAGAGTGTATTTTAGGTACAAAGAATTTTAATAGTGGGCAGGTATCTATCCTAGGCATGAATCCTCAAAAAGAAAGAAAACAGCTATTTCAGAAAATCGGGGTTCAGTTTCAAGAATCTAATTATCAAGATAAGATTACGGTGAAAGAGTTGTGTGAAATAACTGAAGTTCTTTACAAAAATCCATTAGATTGTAATAAATTATTAGAGCAATTTGGCCTTCAAGATAAGGTTAAGAATCTAGTAAGCGAACTATCTGGAGGTGAAAAGCAACGATTATTTATTATCCTAGCCCTAATTCCGAGTCCAGAGGTAGTATTCCTTGACGAGCTTACAACAGGGTTAGATGTAAAGGCTAGAAGAGATGTGTGGAAGTGCTTATTAAACTTAAAGAAGCAAGGACTCACAATCTTTTTAACATCTCATTTCATGGATGAGGTTGAAATTCTGTGCGATAAAATATGTATTTTAAAAAATGGAGTAATAGATTTTTATGGAACAGTTGAAGAAGCAGTGGCACTAAGTCCATATGAAAAATTTGAGGATGCTTATTTATGGTTTGTAGATGAGGAGGAATTGGATGATGAAAGTATTTAA
- a CDS encoding ABC transporter permease, which yields MKVFKAMLKTELKLSLRGMDMFIFAICMPVLVTVILGVIYGNKPAFPEADFTFMEQSFAAVSTIAICAGGVMGLPLVLSEYRHRKILKRFRVTPVSPSMILVVQGVIYALYAIASLILVYLTAKIFFKFQFKGSWINFLGAYTLVMTSMFSIGFMVGGIAKNIKMAGVIASILYFPMLIFSGATLPYEVMPTALQKVADILPLTQGIKLLKSASLNLSIDNAIPPILVISILAVICIGVSIKFFRWE from the coding sequence ATGAAAGTATTTAAAGCAATGTTAAAAACTGAATTAAAGTTATCATTAAGAGGCATGGATATGTTCATCTTTGCAATCTGTATGCCAGTGTTGGTAACTGTTATTTTAGGTGTTATTTATGGCAATAAACCCGCATTTCCTGAAGCAGATTTTACATTCATGGAACAATCCTTTGCAGCTGTATCAACCATTGCAATATGTGCAGGTGGTGTCATGGGGTTACCATTGGTATTATCTGAGTATCGTCACAGAAAGATATTAAAAAGATTTAGAGTAACACCAGTTAGCCCATCTATGATTTTAGTAGTTCAAGGAGTAATCTATGCCTTATATGCTATTGCTTCATTAATACTTGTTTATTTAACAGCAAAAATATTTTTCAAGTTTCAATTTAAAGGTTCATGGATAAACTTTTTAGGCGCATATACATTAGTAATGACATCAATGTTCAGCATTGGATTTATGGTGGGGGGGATAGCGAAAAACATTAAAATGGCAGGTGTTATTGCAAGTATTCTATACTTTCCTATGCTTATATTTTCAGGAGCAACATTACCATATGAGGTTATGCCAACAGCGCTTCAAAAAGTGGCAGATATTTTGCCCTTAACTCAGGGGATAAAGCTTTTAAAAAGTGCATCACTTAATTTAAGCATAGATAATGCAATACCACCAATTTTAGTTATAAGTATACTTGCTGTAATATGTATTGGGGTATCTATTAAGTTTTTTAGATGGGAGTAA
- a CDS encoding tetratricopeptide repeat protein, with amino-acid sequence MNWWEILEIPYDSDLKAIKKAYAKLLKIHNPEEDPEGYQKLREAYDKAIKDIKKNNKQNLHINLAENISYEPDIDEPNINDTIIKKQYQNINNNYEEQNDNNDINQKIEEFLDKLNKIYNDNSLKKNTEVWEELLNMDVVWNVYTSPIIEDYMFRFLIDHKNLPLNIWYILDYYFNWTKKERDLYEKYDFITIGEVFKVLQNISELKYEYVKQIDPNFIEKYLSLRIQGCEALKIRDYYEAQQCLLSAYEIFTHDAELLKLIGEFYYKIGDLDKSLEFYKLAFEINNSDLDVALWIGNILVIKISFAEALPYFELYLTTNSNDIVALNNIAYCYYFTGNLVKAKEFFKKALELQPKNRRLQKCIKTVEAELEGKNIKPLKLKKRNPHKKKVVKRRSKRRKAETSIKKSRIIAIIISTIMFLLYFKLAFFPKAPVNNNHSEKSIEYQDKNNTQNEIYDKDETVFKNIKTRDDFRSLEYYINLRIYLDKVIPTNYFKISEKFQGKIILSKTEIQTNNLQNKIESQLFIGIFDTGATLFTDKNYKEDTVNKNAKYKIEGAMCAVDKNILEDIKTKFKSHNESGKTWTNGLYIDCLPKEVERLRKHNESFEIHNGTRVRVSKTLKELKESNYEALHSIYLTNIMPLNVYVNVDKNGKFDFRKKEELNGKSFNNKIYAQAFVGQIDGKNVMFIDSNFSMNNVDSNRGYNAEGYTYKITIKEDIKLPTEKGQPVDSVIIDPCFLYNTNLKL; translated from the coding sequence ATGAATTGGTGGGAAATTTTAGAGATACCCTATGATAGTGATTTAAAAGCCATAAAAAAGGCCTATGCAAAATTATTAAAAATACATAATCCAGAAGAAGACCCTGAAGGCTATCAAAAACTTAGGGAAGCATATGATAAAGCTATAAAAGATATTAAGAAAAACAATAAACAAAATTTACACATTAACTTAGCTGAAAATATTAGTTATGAGCCAGATATAGATGAACCTAATATAAATGACACAATAATTAAAAAGCAATACCAAAATATTAATAACAATTATGAAGAACAGAACGACAATAATGATATAAATCAAAAGATAGAAGAATTTTTAGATAAACTAAATAAAATTTATAATGATAATTCCTTAAAGAAAAATACTGAGGTATGGGAAGAATTATTAAACATGGATGTAGTTTGGAATGTCTATACTTCTCCTATTATAGAAGATTATATGTTTAGATTTTTAATAGATCATAAAAATTTACCTCTAAATATATGGTATATATTAGATTATTATTTTAATTGGACTAAAAAAGAAAGAGATTTATATGAAAAATATGATTTCATAACCATTGGAGAAGTTTTTAAAGTTTTACAAAACATTAGTGAACTTAAATATGAATATGTAAAACAAATAGATCCAAATTTTATTGAAAAGTATTTATCATTACGAATTCAAGGTTGCGAAGCATTAAAAATTAGAGATTATTACGAAGCGCAACAGTGTCTACTTTCAGCTTATGAGATATTTACTCATGATGCAGAATTATTAAAATTAATAGGAGAGTTCTATTATAAAATTGGAGATTTAGATAAGTCCTTAGAATTTTATAAATTAGCTTTTGAAATAAATAACTCTGATTTAGATGTTGCTTTATGGATTGGGAATATTCTAGTAATAAAGATCTCCTTTGCAGAAGCTTTGCCATATTTTGAACTATATTTAACTACTAACAGTAACGATATAGTAGCATTAAATAATATAGCATACTGCTATTATTTTACTGGCAATTTAGTGAAAGCAAAAGAATTCTTTAAAAAAGCACTAGAACTTCAACCTAAAAATAGAAGACTACAAAAATGTATAAAGACTGTAGAAGCAGAATTAGAGGGAAAAAATATTAAGCCTTTAAAATTAAAAAAACGTAATCCTCACAAGAAAAAAGTTGTTAAAAGAAGAAGTAAAAGGCGAAAAGCAGAAACCTCTATAAAAAAGTCAAGAATTATAGCAATTATAATTTCTACAATAATGTTCCTTTTATACTTTAAGTTAGCTTTCTTCCCTAAAGCACCAGTTAATAATAATCATAGTGAAAAAAGTATAGAATACCAAGATAAAAATAATACACAAAATGAAATTTATGATAAAGATGAGACAGTTTTTAAAAACATAAAAACTAGAGATGATTTCCGTAGCCTAGAGTATTACATTAATTTGCGAATATATTTAGATAAAGTAATACCAACGAATTATTTCAAAATTTCAGAAAAATTCCAAGGTAAGATTATACTATCAAAAACAGAAATTCAAACTAATAATCTACAAAATAAGATTGAAAGCCAATTATTTATAGGAATTTTTGATACTGGTGCTACATTATTTACAGATAAAAATTACAAAGAAGATACTGTGAATAAAAATGCTAAATATAAAATTGAAGGTGCTATGTGTGCAGTTGATAAAAATATTTTAGAAGATATTAAAACAAAATTTAAATCTCATAATGAAAGCGGAAAAACCTGGACAAACGGACTATATATAGATTGCTTACCTAAAGAAGTTGAAAGATTACGAAAACATAATGAATCTTTTGAGATACATAATGGTACAAGGGTTAGAGTTTCAAAGACATTAAAAGAACTTAAGGAAAGCAATTATGAAGCATTACATTCTATATATTTAACAAATATTATGCCCCTTAATGTTTACGTTAATGTTGATAAAAATGGTAAATTTGATTTTCGTAAAAAAGAAGAACTAAATGGCAAAAGTTTTAATAACAAAATATATGCTCAAGCCTTTGTTGGTCAAATTGATGGAAAAAATGTTATGTTTATAGATAGTAATTTTTCAATGAATAATGTAGATAGTAATAGAGGGTATAATGCTGAAGGCTACACGTACAAAATTACAATAAAAGAAGATATAAAATTACCAACGGAGAAAGGACAACCTGTTGATTCAGTAATTATTGACCCATGTTTTCTATACAATACAAATTTAAAATTATAA
- a CDS encoding molecular chaperone HscC, translated as MAIIGIDLGTTNSLTSIWKDGQAQIIPNVLGKHSTPSIVSVDENNEILIGDVAKERLITHPEFTACNFKRFMGSSKKFNLGSYVFTPEELSSLIIKSLKEDAEKYICEEVIEAVISVPAYFNDAQRKATKRAGELAGLKVERLISEPTAAAIAYGLYQENDETQFLVFDLGGGTFDISILELFEGVMEVKSIAGDNYLGGEDFNKLLVDYFLQENDLDLKVLNKKAVSSLCKQAELCKKSLSNQEKSIMSLTVNDKYFETEINRNIFSKMCSEIILRLRHPVERALRDADISPAEIEAIILIGGSTRMPLVRSVVSKMFNKLPYSNINPDEAVALGAAIQAALKSRNSDLKELVLTDVCPYTLGVEIVNYLGEGNYESGYFLPIIERNSPIPISKVEKLVTIRDNQIRMLINVYQGESRRVENNIQIGKLEISVPRGKAGEQMIDLRYTYDINGLLEVETTLLSTGEKKSLIIQNSENSMSEEEIKQRMLELKDIKIHPRDKTENRLLLARGERLYEESLGDKREYIASLLNEFEKILLTQNPRLIEKNVKLFAEKLDELEKYY; from the coding sequence ATGGCTATTATTGGAATAGACTTAGGAACCACAAACAGTTTAACTTCTATTTGGAAAGACGGGCAAGCACAAATTATACCAAACGTTCTAGGAAAACATTCAACACCATCCATTGTAAGTGTTGATGAGAATAATGAAATTTTAATTGGAGATGTGGCAAAAGAAAGACTTATTACTCATCCCGAATTCACGGCATGTAACTTTAAAAGATTTATGGGATCATCAAAAAAATTTAATTTAGGATCTTATGTATTTACACCTGAAGAATTATCTTCACTTATTATAAAATCATTAAAAGAAGATGCAGAAAAATATATATGTGAAGAAGTTATAGAGGCAGTTATCAGTGTTCCTGCTTATTTTAATGATGCTCAACGTAAGGCAACTAAAAGAGCTGGTGAACTTGCAGGGCTTAAAGTTGAAAGATTAATTAGTGAGCCAACAGCAGCTGCCATAGCTTATGGATTGTATCAGGAAAATGATGAAACACAGTTTTTAGTATTTGATTTAGGCGGAGGAACTTTTGACATATCAATACTTGAACTTTTTGAAGGTGTAATGGAAGTAAAATCTATAGCTGGAGACAATTATTTAGGCGGTGAAGATTTTAATAAACTACTTGTTGATTATTTTCTACAAGAAAATGATTTAGATTTAAAAGTATTAAATAAAAAGGCAGTATCATCTTTATGCAAACAAGCTGAACTTTGCAAAAAATCATTATCAAATCAAGAAAAGTCAATTATGAGTTTAACTGTAAATGATAAATATTTTGAAACTGAAATTAATAGAAATATTTTTTCAAAAATGTGTTCAGAAATAATTTTAAGGTTACGCCATCCAGTAGAAAGAGCTCTTAGAGATGCTGACATATCACCAGCAGAAATTGAAGCTATTATCTTAATTGGGGGAAGTACAAGAATGCCTCTAGTGAGATCTGTAGTTAGCAAAATGTTTAATAAATTACCATATTCTAATATAAATCCAGATGAAGCAGTAGCATTAGGTGCAGCAATACAAGCAGCTTTAAAATCAAGAAATTCAGATTTAAAAGAATTGGTATTAACAGATGTATGTCCATATACTTTAGGAGTTGAAATAGTAAATTATTTAGGTGAAGGCAATTATGAGTCAGGATATTTTTTACCTATAATCGAAAGAAATTCACCAATACCAATAAGTAAGGTTGAAAAATTAGTAACTATTAGAGACAATCAGATTAGGATGTTAATTAATGTATATCAAGGTGAAAGCAGGCGAGTTGAAAATAATATACAGATTGGCAAATTAGAAATTTCAGTACCACGAGGAAAAGCAGGAGAACAAATGATAGATCTTAGATATACATATGACATAAATGGATTATTAGAAGTAGAAACTACTCTACTAAGTACAGGAGAAAAGAAATCATTAATAATTCAAAACTCTGAAAATTCAATGTCGGAAGAGGAAATAAAACAGCGTATGTTAGAACTTAAAGATATAAAAATTCATCCAAGAGATAAAACTGAAAATAGATTGCTCTTAGCTAGAGGAGAAAGATTATATGAAGAATCCCTTGGTGATAAGCGAGAATATATAGCATCATTATTAAATGAATTCGAAAAAATTTTGTTAACTCAAAACCCTAGACTTATAGAGAAAAATGTAAAGTTATTTGCTGAAAAATTAGATGAATTGGAGAAGTATTATTAA
- a CDS encoding site-2 protease family protein, giving the protein MCFKGIACVFINILSFEVEDVTIFIGPKLFSGTIGITKFNLKAIPCGSYIKLKDTFIDEASRFEKLLIIYFPTILLLIVAFYVVITSQSYVYTMSSKLLILVNGPSVLFSIISNNCDVF; this is encoded by the coding sequence TTGTGTTTTAAAGGGATAGCCTGTGTTTTTATAAATATCTTATCTTTTGAAGTAGAAGATGTCACAATTTTTATAGGTCCAAAATTATTCAGTGGAACCATTGGAATTACTAAGTTTAACTTAAAAGCAATTCCCTGTGGTTCATATATAAAGCTAAAAGATACATTTATTGATGAAGCCAGTAGGTTTGAAAAATTATTAATAATATATTTTCCTACAATTCTACTTCTTATAGTAGCTTTTTATGTAGTAATCACTTCGCAGAGTTATGTTTATACTATGTCCAGTAAATTATTAATTTTAGTAAATGGACCATCAGTATTATTCTCAATAATATCCAATAACTGTGATGTGTTTTAG
- a CDS encoding NUDIX domain-containing protein has translation MDKHFVDKEKEFLRSYDENNYKRPSVTNDIIIFTTDDKEEENLRKVPKKGLQVILIKRDDYPYIEKWALPGGFVGIEEDLEVSARRKLKEKTGIDNIYTEQLYTFGDVDRDKRTRVISVGNIALVEKGNIRFKEVDLQKKSEWFWIDKTLISSEKQEQYIENKHLLSLKSIDEKIIMNYEVTEKIGRDIFRRKETSYKLLNNSTEELAFDHYKILDYGIDRLRNKVEYTPIAFNLLPRVFTVKELQNVYEAIMGREILNFRRKMGEMIVETDEKIEGKPFRPAKVFKFNENWEHNF, from the coding sequence ATGGATAAGCATTTTGTAGATAAGGAAAAAGAATTCTTAAGAAGTTATGATGAAAATAATTATAAAAGACCAAGTGTTACAAATGATATTATAATATTTACAACTGATGATAAGGAAGAAGAGAATCTTCGGAAGGTGCCTAAAAAAGGACTACAGGTTATTTTGATTAAAAGAGATGATTATCCCTATATAGAAAAATGGGCACTACCAGGCGGATTTGTTGGTATAGAAGAAGACTTAGAAGTTAGTGCTAGGAGAAAACTTAAGGAGAAGACAGGAATAGACAATATTTATACAGAGCAGCTTTATACTTTTGGAGATGTTGATAGAGATAAAAGAACAAGGGTTATTAGTGTAGGGAATATTGCTTTAGTAGAAAAGGGCAACATAAGATTTAAAGAAGTAGATTTGCAAAAGAAAAGTGAGTGGTTTTGGATAGATAAGACTCTTATCAGCTCTGAAAAGCAAGAACAATATATAGAAAACAAACATCTTTTATCTCTTAAATCCATTGATGAAAAGATAATAATGAATTATGAAGTAACAGAGAAAATTGGAAGAGACATCTTTAGAAGAAAAGAAACATCTTATAAGTTATTAAACAATTCTACAGAGGAATTGGCTTTTGATCATTATAAAATATTAGATTATGGAATAGATAGATTAAGAAATAAAGTGGAGTATACACCAATTGCCTTTAACCTTTTGCCAAGAGTATTTACTGTAAAAGAATTGCAGAATGTCTATGAAGCAATAATGGGAAGAGAAATTTTAAATTTCAGAAGAAAGATGGGGGAAATGATTGTAGAAACTGATGAAAAAATAGAAGGTAAACCTTTTAGACCAGCTAAGGTATTTAAATTTAATGAAAATTGGGAGCATAATTTTTAA
- a CDS encoding ribose-phosphate pyrophosphokinase, with amino-acid sequence MIYFNSERVEIKKFPNGESLIHSENLKLRSDNEIRVYFENDEDITQLIFLKSHLDELKVKCNLILPYMPYSRMDRTEGIAIFTLKYLCKLINSLKFESVTIYEPHSDVCTALLDRVKVVNMSKMLAERLLKELNNGKEEIYLVYPDAGAAKRYGKEIDYEKILTASKERDFKTGFIKKLDINGDMEGKRFKAIIVDDLCSKGGTFMLTASKLKEMGATEIYLAVTHCENTVFEGELLTSDLINGLYTTNSILSKGHEKIKVYDI; translated from the coding sequence ATGATTTATTTTAATAGTGAGAGAGTTGAGATTAAGAAATTTCCTAACGGTGAATCTTTAATTCATAGTGAAAATTTAAAGTTAAGAAGTGATAATGAGATTAGAGTTTATTTTGAGAATGATGAAGATATAACTCAATTAATATTTTTGAAAAGTCATTTAGATGAATTAAAAGTAAAATGTAATTTAATACTTCCCTATATGCCTTATAGTAGGATGGACAGAACTGAGGGAATAGCAATTTTTACTTTAAAGTATCTGTGCAAATTAATTAATAGTTTAAAATTTGAAAGCGTAACGATTTATGAGCCACATTCAGATGTATGTACTGCATTATTGGATAGGGTTAAGGTAGTAAATATGTCAAAAATGTTAGCTGAGAGGCTCTTAAAAGAATTGAATAATGGAAAAGAAGAGATATATTTAGTTTATCCTGATGCAGGTGCAGCTAAGAGATATGGAAAAGAAATAGACTATGAAAAAATCCTAACTGCAAGCAAAGAACGAGATTTTAAAACAGGATTTATTAAGAAGTTGGATATTAATGGGGATATGGAAGGTAAAAGATTTAAGGCAATTATAGTGGATGATTTATGTTCAAAGGGTGGTACTTTTATGCTTACAGCTTCTAAGTTAAAGGAAATGGGGGCAACGGAAATATACCTAGCAGTTACCCATTGTGAAAATACAGTTTTTGAAGGTGAATTATTAACTAGTGATTTAATAAATGGGTTATATACAACTAATAGCATTTTAAGTAAAGGGCATGAAAAAATTAAAGTGTATGATATTTAA
- a CDS encoding cysteine hydrolase family protein, whose product MEKLLVVIDYQNDFVDGTLGFEKAKTLEKSIYDKVTKYLQEGDKVIFTYDTHYEEYLKTREGKNLPVLHCIKGTNGHKLYGKIKDFSSSENTMHYEKKGFGISPEDMIQIANEVGEDIKEIEIVGVVTNICVISNVVLFQSQYRNADIIVDASLCASFDDKLHEKALDVMEGLQVKVINRGNL is encoded by the coding sequence ATGGAAAAACTATTAGTAGTTATTGATTATCAAAATGACTTTGTAGATGGAACACTTGGATTTGAAAAAGCAAAAACATTAGAAAAGTCTATATATGATAAGGTTACTAAGTATTTACAAGAGGGAGATAAGGTGATATTTACTTATGATACTCATTATGAAGAATATTTAAAAACTAGAGAAGGTAAAAACTTACCTGTGTTACATTGCATTAAAGGTACCAATGGTCATAAGCTGTATGGAAAAATAAAGGATTTTTCAAGTTCAGAAAATACAATGCATTATGAAAAAAAAGGTTTTGGAATATCTCCAGAAGATATGATTCAAATAGCCAATGAAGTAGGGGAGGATATTAAGGAAATTGAGATAGTTGGAGTTGTTACCAATATATGTGTAATAAGTAACGTAGTATTATTTCAGTCCCAATACAGAAATGCTGACATTATAGTAGATGCAAGTCTTTGTGCTAGTTTTGATGATAAACTACATGAAAAAGCATTAGATGTAATGGAAGGTCTACAGGTAAAAGTAATTAATAGGGGGAACTTATGA
- a CDS encoding nicotinate phosphoribosyltransferase has translation MINPFLLTDFYKTIHHMCYAQGMTKLVSYWTPRMSRKENMDKVVMFGLQPFIKKYLIQYFNENFFQKDKEDVVSKYKRVISKTMGNIVADTKHIEALHDLGYLPIQIKAVAEGSRVNIKTPMIEITNTHADFAWLVNYLETFMSCNIWQPMTSATIAYRYREIVEKYFNLTVENGDVRKACGDFSMRGFSSVESAELSGAAHLLSFLGTATIPAISYLEEYYNCNVEEEAVGLGTPSTEHSVMCSYGEDELSAYKRLITEVFPSGVLSIVSDTYDYWNVVTDILPRLKEDILNRDGKIVIRGDSGDPVKIICGDKDAAKDSEEYKGTVELLWDIFGGEINSKGYKVLNSKIGTIYGDSITVERCEQICRGLEEKGFAVNNCVFGIGSYTYQYNTRDTFGFALKATHAVIDGEEKFIFKAPKTDKDNFKKSQKGMCYVYREGQDILYKDELTIKEQAEYKDNLLETVFKDGKLIKDYSLSEIRNRLHGNL, from the coding sequence ATGATAAATCCATTTTTGTTAACGGATTTTTATAAAACAATTCATCATATGTGCTACGCACAGGGAATGACTAAATTAGTAAGTTACTGGACTCCTAGAATGTCTAGAAAAGAAAATATGGATAAAGTTGTTATGTTTGGACTACAACCTTTTATAAAGAAGTATTTAATTCAATATTTTAATGAAAACTTCTTCCAAAAGGATAAGGAAGATGTGGTATCTAAGTATAAAAGAGTTATCTCTAAAACCATGGGAAATATTGTAGCTGATACAAAGCATATTGAAGCTTTGCATGACTTAGGATATTTGCCAATACAAATTAAAGCTGTAGCAGAAGGTTCAAGAGTAAATATTAAAACACCAATGATTGAGATTACTAATACACATGCTGATTTTGCTTGGTTGGTGAATTATTTAGAAACCTTTATGAGTTGTAATATATGGCAACCAATGACAAGTGCCACTATTGCATATAGATACAGAGAAATAGTAGAAAAGTATTTTAATCTTACTGTAGAAAATGGAGATGTAAGAAAGGCTTGTGGAGATTTTAGTATGAGAGGTTTTAGCTCTGTGGAAAGTGCAGAACTTAGTGGTGCAGCACACTTGCTTTCATTTTTAGGAACGGCAACAATACCTGCCATTAGCTATTTAGAGGAATACTATAATTGCAATGTAGAAGAGGAAGCAGTTGGATTAGGAACACCTTCTACAGAACACAGTGTAATGTGCAGCTACGGCGAAGATGAGCTTTCAGCCTATAAGAGATTAATCACTGAGGTGTTTCCAAGTGGAGTTTTAAGCATAGTCTCTGATACCTATGATTATTGGAATGTTGTAACAGATATACTTCCAAGATTAAAAGAAGATATATTAAATAGAGATGGCAAAATTGTTATTAGAGGCGATAGTGGAGATCCAGTAAAAATAATTTGCGGAGATAAGGATGCTGCAAAGGATAGTGAGGAATATAAGGGAACTGTTGAGCTACTGTGGGATATATTTGGAGGAGAAATTAATTCAAAAGGATATAAGGTTCTAAATAGTAAAATAGGGACAATTTACGGAGACAGTATAACTGTGGAAAGATGCGAACAGATTTGTAGAGGCTTGGAGGAAAAGGGCTTTGCAGTAAATAACTGTGTGTTTGGTATAGGTTCATATACCTACCAATATAATACTAGAGATACTTTTGGATTTGCCCTAAAGGCTACTCATGCAGTAATAGATGGTGAAGAAAAGTTTATATTCAAAGCCCCTAAAACAGATAAAGATAATTTTAAAAAGTCACAAAAGGGAATGTGTTATGTATATAGAGAAGGACAAGACATTTTATATAAAGATGAATTAACTATAAAAGAACAAGCAGAATATAAGGATAATCTACTAGAAACCGTATTTAAAGATGGTAAGTTGATAAAAGACTATTCATTATCAGAAATAAGAAATAGGCTGCATGGGAACTTATAG
- the nadE gene encoding NAD(+) synthase translates to MRRDFNAKNECENIINWIKEYFKAQSNAKGAIIGISGGKDSLVAAKLLVEALGKERIFGVLMPNGEQKDIADSLRIVDILGINYKIVNIEKAYNGLLEGIADESLSIDAKINIPPRIRMTTLYAIGTNMNYRVCGTGNKSEGFVGYTTKWGDNAFDFNPIGDLTTEEVVAVGDSLGLPYELVHKTPSDGLSGKSDEEKLGFSYDQINKYIENGSCGDKEVDKKIKLKHEYNKHKRDLPPKYERG, encoded by the coding sequence TTGAGAAGAGATTTTAATGCAAAAAACGAATGTGAAAATATTATAAATTGGATTAAAGAATATTTTAAAGCTCAGTCTAATGCTAAGGGAGCTATTATTGGAATTAGTGGTGGAAAGGACAGTTTGGTGGCAGCTAAGTTATTAGTTGAAGCTTTAGGAAAAGAAAGAATATTTGGAGTTTTAATGCCAAATGGTGAGCAGAAGGATATAGCTGATAGCTTAAGAATTGTAGATATTTTAGGAATTAATTATAAAATAGTTAATATAGAGAAAGCTTACAATGGATTATTAGAGGGTATTGCAGATGAAAGTTTATCTATTGATGCTAAAATCAATATTCCTCCGAGAATTAGAATGACTACTTTGTATGCGATTGGCACTAACATGAACTATAGGGTATGTGGTACTGGAAATAAATCAGAAGGTTTTGTAGGATATACAACAAAGTGGGGTGATAACGCCTTTGACTTTAATCCTATAGGAGATTTAACTACTGAAGAGGTTGTAGCAGTAGGAGACTCTTTAGGTTTACCTTATGAATTGGTTCATAAAACTCCAAGTGATGGGTTAAGTGGAAAATCGGATGAGGAAAAGTTAGGCTTTTCCTATGACCAAATTAATAAGTATATAGAAAATGGTAGCTGTGGTGATAAAGAAGTAGATAAGAAAATTAAGTTGAAGCATGAGTATAATAAACACAAAAGAGATTTGCCACCAAAGTATGAGAGGGGCTAA